A part of Acropora palmata chromosome 6, jaAcrPala1.3, whole genome shotgun sequence genomic DNA contains:
- the LOC141884872 gene encoding uncharacterized protein LOC141884872, whose product MYCNCGLFSYLIGLLASFTVCNFLFLFNKIMRSCVLFYFVCLLLVIHPTRIRCKSVLTIIAAFVGSTPVNASQSTAAIATAASTPDVTLNANQDADLSDAGQAATSDTNQVFTSVDVSECASSNECPLSGGAIQLNDENVRSRPPLDFDHGTAPIAVKDVLVHRFQVLKDLIEEFKALDIPTHHYHLNLVIVNERGEIEDGRGLGVV is encoded by the exons ATGTACTGTAACTGTGGCCTTTTTAGTTATTTGATCGGATTGCTTGCATCTTTTACTGTATGCaacttcctttttcttttcaacaaaatCATGAGATCGTGTGtcctgttttattttgtgtgcCTTCTGCTTGTCATCCATCCCACCAGGATTAGATGTAAAAGtgtattaacaattattgctgCTTTTGTAGGTTCTACCCCTGTGAATGCAAGTCAAAGTACTGCAGCAATTGCCACAGCTGCTAGTACTCCTGATGTTACATTAAATGCCAACCAAGATGCTGATCTCTCTGATGCTGGTCAGGCTGCAACATCAGATACCAATCAAGTTTTTACCTCTGTTGATGTCAGTGAATGTGCCTCATCTAATGAGTGCCCTTTATCTGGTGGTGCCATTCAGCTTAATGATGAAAATGTGCGGAGTCGGCCCCCTTTGGACTTTGATCATG gTACTGCACCTATAGCAGTTAAGGATGTGCTTGTACATAGATTCCAAGTTCTCAAAGACTTGATAGAGGAATTCAAAGCCTTGGACATCCCTACACATCATTATCATCTAAATCTAGTTATAGTTAATGAGCGTGGGGAGATTGAAGATGGCAGAGGTCTTGGTGTTGTGTGA